From the genome of Polycladomyces zharkentensis:
GACAGGTGCCGAATGTCCGGTTCGTCGAATTTCATCGGCTTGGCATTGGCTTCAAAAAACCATAACCGCCCGTTTTGTTCGATGCCCAGATCCATCGACATTTCTCCCAGGTTGTATCGTCTTTCCGCCTCGATGTGGCGTGCGATCTTGAGTGCTGTCTGCTCGATCGTCTCCCGGATCTCAGTTTGGTGATCCCGAAACACTTCCTGCAATACTTCGGAAGCGGGTGCGATGGACCCGCCCATGGGAACATGTGTGGAAATGGCGTCCCGGCCGGCAACGCGAATGCCCAGGCCGGTGAATTGCCAACATCCCGTTCCGTCTTTTTGCAACAACAGTCGCAGATCAAAGGGTCGGTTGCGGTAAGTGGCCAGGGGGATGCCCTGTTGCAGGATGTATTTTCGTTGATTCGTCAGGGTTTTCAGCAATCGCCACAACGAGTTGAAATCAGTCCTGTGGTATCGTTTCTTGCCGTTTTGCGATTGATGGATCACTTCATACCTGTTTGGCTCGCGAATGATGCGGATCATATCCAACCCCGCCTTGCCGTCGACAGGTTTTAAAAACAGAATGGGATGGCGCTGGAATAATTGGCGGCATTCGTTTTCTTTGTCCCATTGGACCGTTTCGGGCAGATAGGGTTGAGTCTCTTTGGAGTTCACCAGATATTCGTACAGCATCCATTTATCGAAGAAACCGGGGTTAAACAGCCGAATCCCTGGCGTCTCCTGGAAGAATCGGATCGCGACCTGCTCTTCATGTCGTTGTTCCAAAATGCGGTTGGGGATGCGGTTATATACAATGTTGGGCATGGGCATGGTAGCTGGAATCCATTGAATTTTCTCCTCATGATCGTCCAACAGGTAACCCTGTACGGTGGGTTCGTGGGGATGGATGCCGCTGGGGGTAACGACGAAAACGGTCACCCCGATTTTGCGACCCATCCGGATAATGTCGATAAAATTACGTTTGTTTCCCCGGAAGTCGCGATTCCCGTCGGAGGTGAGGATGGCGACGAACGGTCCGACTCTGTATTCGTCATCGCTGGTGGGCAACACCCTGGCGGGAGTGTATAGAGTGTTGCCAACGTTGGTTCTTCTCTGTGCGACGGGAATTCTGGCTTTCCAGCCCGTTCCCAAAACAACCGACAATTGTTTGGGCAACGGTTTCGGCGAGTAGCGCGGATGTGGGATAAACGCGACGGGAGTGGTCGCATTTTGCCATGCCAACCAACCAGCATTCGCTAACGCCACCGATCAACATCCTCTCTACACAAAATTGGCGAGTCTCAAGCTGTATTCCGTGATATACCGGGCCGATTTGCGGCCGGCATCACGCAGGTCGGGGTGGAGAAAAATGTGGCGTCCCGGCTTGGCGTTGACTTCAAACAGCCATACTTGATGATTTCGATCGACGCCGATGTCCAGTCCCAACTCGCCGAGGGGACCGTCAATCTGCTCCTCCAGCACTTGCGCGATGCGGATGGAGGCTTCGTGGATTGCTTCTTTGACATACTGCTCCTCATCGCCGAATATCTTTTGCATCAGCGTGGATGTCGAAAGCAACTGACCACCGGTACGTACATGGGTGGTCACACTGCCGAAACCGGCCACTTTGGTGCCGATGCCAACCACCTGCCATTGACCGGATTTATCTTTGTGCATATGCACACGAAAGTCGACCGGACGGCCTTCATACTTGATCAACC
Proteins encoded in this window:
- a CDS encoding YheC/YheD family endospore coat-associated protein → MALANAGWLAWQNATTPVAFIPHPRYSPKPLPKQLSVVLGTGWKARIPVAQRRTNVGNTLYTPARVLPTSDDEYRVGPFVAILTSDGNRDFRGNKRNFIDIIRMGRKIGVTVFVVTPSGIHPHEPTVQGYLLDDHEEKIQWIPATMPMPNIVYNRIPNRILEQRHEEQVAIRFFQETPGIRLFNPGFFDKWMLYEYLVNSKETQPYLPETVQWDKENECRQLFQRHPILFLKPVDGKAGLDMIRIIREPNRYEVIHQSQNGKKRYHRTDFNSLWRLLKTLTNQRKYILQQGIPLATYRNRPFDLRLLLQKDGTGCWQFTGLGIRVAGRDAISTHVPMGGSIAPASEVLQEVFRDHQTEIRETIEQTALKIARHIEAERRYNLGEMSMDLGIEQNGRLWFFEANAKPMKFDEPDIRHLSLARLIHYCLYLSGFKQSKEA